cttggcacacagcccacactgccaaatatattaatagtaacttttcgaagattttctAATTTTCGGAGATGTTTTGAGCACTAGAATATTCCAATATAGACAAGTACATTGATATATAGAGATACTTAGTTGatttcagctctctctctctctctctctgtccattttTGCCTCTAGTTTAACACTATAAATGTGAGGTGTCTGTTCACGCCCTGCCACACCTCAGGACACATGTGCTACTTCACATGGGAAGATGACTGCACTGATTCTCCTGCTGTATTTACTGGTTTGTGCTTCTGTATTTTTGTACCATTAGCTTACGATGCAGTTATTCAGGCTGTAGTTTTAAATGTGGTTGGTTGGTGATATTTGAAGCAGCTGCTTGAATGTGTTATTTGTCATGTTTGGCAGGAGATACACTGTTTATAGGTGGGTGTGGGAGATTCTTTGAAGGAACGGTGGAGCAGATGTATCACAACCTGACTGAAGTGCTGGGGACTCTTCCACTGGACACGGTCAGTCACAAGCAATCAGCAGCAGTCACTACTTTTCTTCTGAGATTAGACTAGAGATGTGTGTGAGCTTTTTTCACATCCGTGCAAGCATTTATTGCATTTTAAGTAGCCGAATGTTTTGggatatgctttttttttagaagatCTTCTGTGGTCATGAGTACACCATAAAGAACCTGAAGTTTGCCTCACTGGTGGAGCCAGAGAACGAGAAGGTGAAGGAGATGCTCAGCTGGGCCAGGGTAAGTGACATAACATATTGTTATTGTACACACCATCAACATGCTTATTATGACAGAAATTTGGTtgaatttacagtaccagtcaaaagtttatacACATCTGTTCTtgttcttcatgttttttttttctttttatgattttatttatgatatttgACTCaacaatgataaaaaatgatattATAAAAAAGAATTAAAGGAAATACTTTTATAAATATCATTCTTTTTTTAGGCAAGGGATGATGATGACAAACCAACAGTACCGTCAACGTTAATGGAGGAATTTGAATATAACCCCTTTCTCCGTCTATCGTAAGTCAATCaatgcaaaacaacaaaatacaatTGGTTGTACTGTCACGTGAACTtattactgtacttcactgtacttcactattgtaagtcgctttggacaaaagcgtctgccaaatgtaatgtaatgtaattatacagcacatgtttttttttaccagcatttCAGTATTTGGCAACGCAGACTagctctctttccctctcactctctttctcatgtTCAGGTTTTTgttcactagaaaaaaaacatttcttttccagatttaaaaaaaaaaaaaggttaatttaataaatgaataaataaataaatatggtcatgatactaaataattcactaATTCTATccaatattggagtaaaatacaCAAtgttgggcagatataatctgcctttAATATAAGCCAATTCTTTTATAGTGCAACATGTAGGATTAAAGTACCCTCATGTGACCTTGCaggtcctgcgatgtgactattgcacatgcccACAATACAGTGATGATgctgaaattatatattgtgcagtcATATTTGTAATTGACtgtttttacctttatttataaGTTGAAAACTGAACTCTAGTGCTACCTGTGTGTAGATGTAGTTTTACGACTTTctgctaaccatacactagatgacttcaaaaagactctgaaaagacatttaatagactaaagtctgacaccctctctcATCTAAAGACACATCACAGACTTTTTTTAGTCATAGAACAGTCACAATCtaagactggggatcttgcagggtcaGTATTTACAAGATTGCAACTAGATTCTATGAGAttggttttaatattttattagtctgggtgactgaatgctgtgctacaccaataggagtccctgggcaagactcctaacactacattggtttACTTCTGTAATAGAAATACCCTTGttataagtcactttggataaaagtgtcagccaAATGTTAATGTACATGTACAATATCACTTTATTTTCGCAGTGAGGAGAGCGTGCAGAAGTTCACAGGGAAATCGGATCCGATCGAGGTTCTCCGTGTTCTGCGCAAAGAAAAAGACAACTTCAAGAAGCCCAAAGAGAGAGTCCTTCCACACGCCATGCTGGCACTGGAGTGGGGTCTGCTCAGGCCGTGAACGTTCAGACAAAGCAGTGGAGCACTTTATTAAAGGGCACAAACTAAGTTGAACTGATGAGACCACTAAAGAAAACTAAAGAGACCACCTAATATGTGGACGACTAACTGGTTAAGGTGGTGTTCTGGCTGAACTGGTGTCTGTGCAGTAATTGAACTGACCGAAACTAAGGTTAGCTTCTACAGAATAACAGGAAATGATGTCATGACTCATAGGGCAGGGCAGGTTTTCGCAGTCTGCACTTTCGCAAACTGCATGCATTGCACATTAACCATTAATACTGTGCAGAACGATAATTGTAATTGTACGGCTAATTTTGCAGAGATTAATTTttacaatattgtaaaaaatgaGTGCACATTACTGCACCTTTACACATACATTTCACATGTACATACTTTATGCTTGTGTACAATTTATTTTTGCAGAGTTTagaatatatcaaaatataaaacaagagcatgataaaagaaaatatgaaaagatatttattgcatttattacatacatttCAAATGCCTTATTTAAGGtttagtttattatatattagggctggcccgaatagcgttttttgagctccggatattcggcactgattcgaagcgaatattcgaatattcgtttttttaaaaaagaggtaaaaaaaaaaaaaaaaaaaaaaagcaaatcacggcccctttaatccactgaaaaatgttcaatttgctctgaccgacgagacatattcaccccggatttttggtgtttttatcccggatttttgtgttttcaccccatattttttctgtgtttttagcccagatttctttgtgttttcatcccggaatttctgctgccccacaccgaggctgctgctgcacggtttctccgctgcgcaagccagcccagtaaattgctgtttgtgttttcacacttaggctatttgcttaaaaaaactaacaaaaaaaaaacgtttgttcaggaagtattttatattcttaaacattgttgattatattagaggacagtcattgtaaactgtacttggtctatttcggataaaggattgtgcagggcatagccgtattactgattttgtatttttgcacttgggctataagctcaatattaaatatttcgtttgcttagaaattattgtatatttttaaaccattttaaattatattagataagaggaaattcgttcagacatcatttttgtaggccaggcttttgtaaccgatttagcccctactgttgccacattaccccttacgttttattatataaatcagtttcgaagagcctgcatttttttttttatcatgtataatagaggtctgcgcgagactgatttttaaacccactcttcgacgctcccgcgtttctgtctcgttaccgcgctgcaaaaaaattgcttcttttaatcccgcgcccgcccgccacatacacatttctgccgctcccgccccacgttcctaatataaattaaataaactacatttaatgcttcaaatttacttatatatttattaaaacagcagcgctgaatagtgtggtcccgttccttaccccagtccaaacaccatcggtgtgtgcgtgtgtgtgtcggtccatcctgcgcgttgagagttttctttaggttttttttttttttttacaattattacagttttcttaactatttattaatttgctcccgcatcgtctggattaaactcccgctccagccaataacagttcagttctgtcccgcgcgcaagatattctgacgggacccgcgagaacagaagtggttagagtgaggtggaactctggaaaggagaaaaaaaacgaatatccgaataccaaaattaaaaaccgaatacctactcaacgaacgaatatccgaatacccgaatattcgggtccagccctattatatatatataaatatatatatatatatatatatattttaagctaCATGCATTAATGCTTCAGTCAATAAATCCACAGtttaatatgaaaatattttattgacaAATATATGCATTGATATTTATTTCCTTAATAAATAGGACATGAATAATTCTAGACAAGTAATCATCTCCTAACATGTATCATTAACATAAGATTGTAAATGTCAGCTAAAAATAGTGCACACAATTCAAACATGACCAGTTATTTAAGGCAATTAACACAATTTTTGCTTTAACCCATCTGACAATGACTGATTGACTCTTTGTGTCTAATTTAttctaaaattatttgaaatgaTTATAAATGTCTGTGAACAGAAGGGTCAGTCTCACTGATCAAGATTCACATTTATGGAGAGAAAAAGgtccatattgtcgctgtccaatgaaaaacatgcatctccaaaacagcaactttactggagagaaaaaaccttctgaacttttagtgaaagtcaatgtaaaaagagttcatttcaggtcattttgaagtattttaattggtcaataaatcaataattttggCATAGGGTAAGGGACAGTTTTGTCTGTTctaattatgcagtaaactaaaaatcaataaaaatggagatacttgttttccattggacagcgacTATATGCACTTACTGACAAAAAATGTGCACCAAGAAGTTAGTTTTTGGAATGgaattaaccctcctattatgttatgGGTAAAATTGACCTGTGTTAaggtttgaagatctagaaaaaatagttaaaagtattttttcagcatgaaacttcttctgcttgccttaattatt
The sequence above is drawn from the Astyanax mexicanus isolate ESR-SI-001 chromosome 19, AstMex3_surface, whole genome shotgun sequence genome and encodes:
- the LOC111189227 gene encoding hydroxyacylglutathione hydrolase-like protein — its product is MKVKVISVLEDNYMYLVIDEESKEAIAVDPAVPHRLLEIVKREGVRLTALLTTHHHWDHARGNEALVKEMPDLRVYGGDDRIPGLTDKVTHGQELKFNTINVRCLFTPCHTSGHMCYFTWEDDCTDSPAVFTGDTLFIGGCGRFFEGTVEQMYHNLTEVLGTLPLDTKIFCGHEYTIKNLKFASLVEPENEKVKEMLSWARARDDDDKPTVPSTLMEEFEYNPFLRLSEESVQKFTGKSDPIEVLRVLRKEKDNFKKPKERVLPHAMLALEWGLLRP